tgaaacctttttggacccacaggtgaaaaacgaaacctttggactaaactggcaaaatgacccaaaccacaaggactaaaatggcattcaACTCTTGTCAAAATCAAGTTTACCATAAAAAATTGTAGAAAGTATGCTTTCAGGATGTCTCTTTCATCTCTAGGAACTAAAATCACATAATTACTCTCACCATGACAATGTATTTAGGATACTGAATTTGGTCCACCTTCTATAGACATGTAGAAATTTCTATTAACTTTCACCCATTTAATACAGTTGACTGATAGCTGAACACTTCAACCGGTGGCCAACAGTTGCATTAAGAACAACTAAAACGCTTATTATAATAAACATCGGTAATATAAGAACTAAAATGAAAGAGAACATACATGTGTGTTGGCGGACAGATCTGAAAGTGTAGACGCCTTGTGAAGGCATGAAGAATTTAGCAAGGCTGGTAAGCAACTCAGGTTAACAAACAAACATCCACCATCTTTCTCATCCCATGAAACTTCAATGCTGAATTCCATAAGCATACACAACTTTTAGTTTGATATTCTACTCTTACCCTTTTCATTGAAGCACTATGTACATGTGCTTATGCAGTTCTCAACagcatgaatatgtatgtatgtgtgtttaCTTAACAATAGCACGAAAGCCACGTATGTTATCCTTTAAATGTGGTACTTGCCATATTCAATTTTCTCGTAAGTTATTACATAAAGATGTTTTTATACTGAAACTCTTAATATATTTATCTATTTTTTAGAAATCAAAGGTTTTGGGGATGGAGTTGAAGTGTTGAACATAATCAGGAAGACTGGTACCTCTGGCATTTGGTGATAGCAGCGCATGTCAAGCCAGCAATGTATACCGTGTGACCGATGCTTATTTTCCCCAATGACCTAACAAACAATATAAGAAGACATCATCAAGCATATATCGTTTTTTAAACTATCTGTTCATTGATGATGAGAAGCTTGTTAAATACCAAGATTTGACAAAATGCAGGTTGGCCCAAATTCCTCCAGTTGGATCTTCAACTCTCAAGGAGAATCTGGTGGATGATGACTCTGGAATATTTGGTTTCTTAATATCTGTAACCACACCGTAGATGCTTATGTTACTCATCTTGTCTCGAAGATCAGCCACAAACAGCTGTAAATACAACAAGAAAAACTATATCAACCCAACACTTTCTTTTTCCAGATGTCAGTTATAAAAACAACCCAACTTTCGAAAACATAAAACTTACTCTAAAAGGGTAGTTACTGAAGTCAATGGCTCCGCGAGAATCACATGGCAAAGTGACTTGGGAAACTTTAGGTCCTTGACTTGAGTCAGCAGCTGTAGTCAACTTTTTTGATCCTTGAGTTGATGCTACAGATACCTGTTGAACTCAGTAAGTATTAAAGGAGGTTACCTGGCTATATAATAAAATTTGGTTACCTGTTCCTCATGGCGAATGAAAGGCACTATATACAGCTGAGTGACACTCCCGTATTCAAGACATATCTCTTCACTTTCCATACAACTTGAAACAAACGGTTGATCTAGAGCTAGCCAGCTTCCTACACTGCAAGAAGAAAATTTCATACATTATAAATAATCAATTGTTCTCCTTTTATTTCTCTGTGTACATGTTTTTGAAATGTGAAAACTTTTTATTTGACGGGAAAGATATATGGTGTTTTACCTGAAACAATTGGCAAGCACGACCTGGTCACCCCATAGTAAAAATTTAATCCTGAAATTATCGTTATCTACAAGAGTAATTTGTTTCTTCTGCAGGCTACCCTGAATCTCTAAAGATCCAATGGATTCAATCCTGCACAAATATGAACTCTTCTATAAAAAATACAATGTGAGGTAGTTAAGGCCTGGTTGAGTTACCACCTAGCATATAAAGAATAGGAGACTCCTTCATCAACAGAAACGGAAGCCAAAGAATCAGAGCAGAACTGTGCTGCAAGCAGCATTGCATCATCGTCTTCATCCTATAATCATCAAAAATGTCATGTCATGTCACTTGGCCAATGTGTGAATTTAAAACTATTTGGCCAGCCTAGGGTTGATTTTTGAACATCTGggctaagtagttaatgcggtaaaatattggatatcggtcaaggactggtatttgagatatcggttatcgcggtgagatatcggtaattttaatatcatgctaaatttatatatatagcaacttaacactaacaattcagtatactctcctaccattaacaaattaaacttttgcaacttgcaaaacactaacaattgtagcaagtggAAACTGACTAAGAATTAAACcactaacatttaacaaaaaCAACTAacaacactaacatttaacagtaacaactaacaattaagacttaaaacactaatagcagcaataagaagaaagacgaatggtagaaaTAAGAAGAAAGGTATTGATAGTGGGAAAATCAGTGATATATTGATAAAATATCAGTCCAATATCGGCCGATATCGCTgatattatcggtaccgatattctgactAATATTTTGCACTGTTATCTCAGAAGGGGACCGAtaaccttggttttaaaaaatcGAGAGGCacacaaaagcgacgaggtctaaaaccGAGGCGCAAAGCGCGAAGAgcaaaagcggtgggcttttcgtacccAAGGCGCAagctaattatatatattttttatatatcccataggtttttagctttccctacccaaaatatagctataagtaAGGTTTTTGTATGATTTTAGCTGCATGTACAAGCCAAAAAACCGAAGGTACAACAGTTAGATGCATAAAAACGCCTCGGATACGAGAGGCGCGCGCCTCAGGCCAAAAAAGCCCAGGAAAATCCCAAAAAAGGGCGCCTTTTTGGCGCTTCTTGTAATTAACCTAGGCGCTAAGCGAAAAAGCCCCAAGGTGTGCGCCTTGTTGCGCCTCGCACCCCTgaggcgcgctttttaaaaccaagccgatAACCGATATATATCACtgaaatatcggtgatatatcaggatattaactacatagcaTCTGGGACAGGGACAGCATATAATTTACTCTAATCGAAATTCGAAAGCTATCTACAACATATGGCAATTTGGCGATATTCAGTTTTTGTCTTGTGAAGGGATGTTTTTTAAGTATTTGATTAACACTCAAAAACTTAATTTGAACAAGTCAAACTTGCATATTTTTTAACCAAGTCAAAATTACATGAAATTTTATGTCGGTAGACATTATCGAAACCAGTATTATCAACTAGTATCTCACTTTATAAACAACCATTGCTATTCCTGACTCTTAGAAATAATATTTTCATTGAATCTATTCGTTTCTGCCACAAATCATCATGTCGCAGTTGTTAAAGCACAGAGAGTGTATAATGTGACTCTAAATTCTCCTCACACCATATGTATGAGATAAAACGAAAATGCCTAAAAAGCCCAAGCAAATTGAACCTACGTTATGCTATTTTCAATAAGTAAATCGGACGGGACGGGACGGGACTCACAATAACATCCTATGTTATTGTCACCATAAAAATGTGAATTAAATTATGAAAGCAGTAGGCTAATTACCTCATCTAAGATTATGAGTAAATATTCTGTTGGTAGAAGTCGTAGGTGACGACCAGATCCACGAGTGGTTGTGCGAAGATAACATCCTGTAAGCAAAAGCTCTCTTCCTTTCTTCAGGATCCCATTTTTAAGGTCAGCCAAGTCGTAGAACCTGCTGATGCAAGAGAATTACATACAAGCAAACACACTCTTCAAAGAATATATGTCTCACCAAACAACATCAATAATGTAATTTGAATTCATGTTACCTGCGATGAAGATAAAGATCAATGGTATTGGAGCTCCAAAAATCTCCCAAGGTAAGCATGTAAAAATTTGTCCCTAGGAAATGAAGAATAAGTTATAAATAGGAGATGCAACTATACTTGTTATCAATGTTTGATTGATTCAGTTCCATCCTTACCTGGAAGAAGAAAAACATCAAGTATGACAACCTGAAGAAGAGTTGTGAAAGACAAGAAATTCTTGTCATAGATTGTATCAATGGTAACTGTGTTGGGAAGCTTTACTCTGTTCTTCTGCAACTGATCTGGTCTtttcgtcttcttcttcttctgtgaATAATAATACCCACCACCTCTTTGATTCTCAGCCCATGCCTAAACAAACACACAAGTGGCAGGGAATGTAATTAATGTATGACTTTATTAATATTTGAAAATGAAATGCAGGAGGAACCTGCCTGCGAGAGTTCAGAGAGGAGGATGGCCGGGGTGACTCCACTTGAATAAGCTCTACAAGTCTTGATGATCCGACCCCAAGCCCAGCTCCACGGCGGTTTATTcgcatcttcatcttcatcttcatctggGGGGGATAATACAGATATCGCGTAATCTACGAATCCAACAAACGGATCATCAACCTCCATGCCCATCGATAATACTTTGCAGTCCCAAACCCTAGTTACGTTTGTTGGCGGACTAGAAAATGAGGTGCGAATACGGTTAATATTAATTCAGTTTGTTACGGTATCGCTCGTTAAAACAACCAAAAAAAtcccaaaaacaataaaaataaatataggcACTTGTGTGAGTACGATACCGAAAACTCGTATATAACCCTCTAGTTAACAAAATATATTGCGGAATCTCAATAACCAAAATTTAACCAAATTTGGTTCTTcaatatatttttacaaattaacTAACCAAGTTTTGATTAGagaaaaattattatttaaataatatTGGATAACAATTTTAAGCCCATAACGTACGATTTTTTAGACATTACTATacagtgaaagtgtaaaatataatattgcTTAACTTACGAGCGTATAATGTGAAATTACgcattgtaaaattcaaaaccataatcacgcatgttgaaaaagcGCAATCACGCATGTTATACTTATGTAATAAAGCATGTTATAACTATGTAATGAAGCATGTTGtggttttcaacatgcgtgattatgtctTTTCAACATGCGTCATTATAGTTTTTTAACATACGTGAATaagggttttgagttttataacgtACGTAATTTCACAGCGTACGCTCGTATGTTAAagaatattgtacgttaaccggcctcttATTATATAAACTTAGTTAGTTAATCATTTTTtacaaagtaaaaaaaacaatttttcatGGAAAACAATAAGCAATCAAAACCATAATGTTTCCTCTTAAtgaaatatattaatattaacatACTAAGGATGAGGATGATACTAATTATTACAAGAACAAAAAGATtaactctaaatcactaaattttaggattcaaggtttatattttttaaatgttatgtttcttacattcgtatgtgtattatatatatatacgtaaaATATCTATATATTTTTACCTACATATAGTCTACATATAATTTATGAAAGTATAAAAAGAATAAGAAAACAAACACACATACCTATGATATCCATGCTTTCTAATTCTTTTACTTTATTATAAAAAAGGGTTTACCATAGCATCATGGATGCTATAGTAAAATCAAAGTtgttttttaataataattataattataattataattataattataacttATAAATATTTGATTATTTATATATGCTTGTTACTTTTTATagtatttattatatttatataaagaAATAAAGCTCGACACCATGCCAATCTAACTCGTTTACACATACAATACAATATTTTAATAGTATTtactaggttaaaaccccgtgtattacacggtttaTATAAGtgtaaatttatataataaataataaatacgaTCTATCttaaaaaaaacccgtgtattgaacgtattgaacaaaatataatgtcatatatTAATACATACAGTCGTCATGTTTTATCTTTCAAAAATGAACTTTAATgtattatttacttattataacattttactttgtttttttatatttagtATTAGCTTAAAAGCAGAtgttacatgggttgaataatatTTTCATGATGCATTCAAATTATGAGATACGattattttagttagttttaaggaccttcatgcttgtttgtttattttgaaAGAAAACACTCGTCTCAATATTGTATTCAAGAGAGTTTATGGTACAAAAAGGTGGAGATCGAACCCCACATTTTTATgtatttcatcatttttttatgaATTATACCGTAGGAAATAAATTCTCTTTGAATGGAGTATAGActtgttatatttttaaaaatgatGTTCTTTCTAAATGTTGATGCAATGTGCAATGAATGATGGGTGTAAACCAATTATAACACCACGTCTAACATTAGAAAGGTGTAACTAACTTGTCTAAATTTGACATTTAAAAGAATTGTGCGACTATAACGGTGAGTCCAAACCATTATAGTGATGCATCTAAAAACACTTATGGTTTGATAAAAGCATATGCCCTGCACCTAGAATTATTTAATTCTTGTGAAAGAAAAAACAATAATGCAATCACTACTACAAAAAGAGGCATTTGCTATAAAGTTTTGCTACGCGAAAAATCAGTCGCAAATTTTGCTACGTATTAGCTACCGATTAGCTACGCACTAGCTACGAACGTATTTTGCTACAATTTTGCTACGGATATTCCGTAGCAAAGGAAATTCGTGGCAACATCCGTAGCAAATTCGTAGCAAAATTAaagaaataaacataaaaaaaataacctAGCAAAATTGGTAGCAAAATCCGTAGCAAAGCTATGAAAATAAGTATCTAGATATTAActaaaaaagtaaaataaaatccCAAGCAAAATCTGTAGCAACATTGAGAGTATAAATATTTAaacaataattaaataaaatgaCTAGCAAAATTCGTAATAACTTTTATTATGAATTTGCTACAGACGCATTTCCCTGCGATTTAACTACGAATATTTCGTTGCAAGCTATATCTATAGCAAAATCCATGACAAAATTAAGAATAATAAGTATTTGAAAATAATTCAACAAAGTTTATCTTAAAATCCAtagcaaaatcattaaaaaaatatattacaaaaataaTGTATGAAAGATGGTAGCAAAATCGAGAAGTAAATTGATAGTTTATTAAATTTCATGGCAAAGTCCTAGCAAAAAcaataattaaatagtaaaaaaaaaacaacttaagaTAATTTAATAATATCCGTAGCAAAATGAAGaagtaaataattaaaaaatacatgtatatatatatatagggtaagattattataaaaaaggttaaaagtgtgagaagtgtgagaaatattgtgtAGATAACATGTGTTCTCCAtttaaattaattcaaaagggtaaacaagtaattttatcattgatTCAATTAATTCAAAACCTTTCATAACCACCACCTTATTTATAGGAacaagattttttttaaaagatctctataaaaacattacgaataacactgcaaccaccattcagcacgtatataacactattcaataattatataacatcattcaataagtatataacaccattcaataagtatataacaccattttaaagatctctataaaaacactacAAATAATACTGCAAATCACTATacagcacatatataacaccattcaataagtatataacaccattcaataagtatataacactattagggtctgtttggtatggcgtAATGGAATAGATGATGGAATGGAAtagacgaggtaatggaatgaacaaagtaatgaaatggatcattacattccatagtcttgtttggttaccatgcaTGAAAGGAATAAATCATTACCTTGTATTGTTTGGTAGGTAAGAAAAGAAGAATGAATTAAAtcggcgatgggtggtggcggtgatcgGTGGCGGCCAGTGGCGGTGGCAGCCGCCACCGAtgggtggcggtggtcggtgctagcggtggtgggtggcggtggtcggtggGTGATGGTTGTTAGCGGCAACGACGATGGTCGGGGTTGGTGGTGGTTTGCGGTGGCAggtggtggcgatggtggtgaCAACGACGGTGGGTAGTGGTAGTCGACGGTAGCGGGTGGTGGCCGCAGAGGATGGTGATGGTGGTCGGCGGAgggtggcggtggtcggtggtggcgggtggcagcgatggtggtcgatggtggtggtggccgcGACGACAGTGGATGGTGGTGGTCGACGGTAACGGGTGGTGGCAGCaaaagatggtggtggtggtcggtggagGGTGGCGGTAGTGGTCGGGGTGGCGGTGGTTTGCGTTGGTGGGTGGCAGCGATGGCAGTCGATGGCGGTGGCAGAGGAGGACAGTGGTAGTGGTCGGCGAAGGTTGGTGGCGGGTGGTGACGacggcaggtggtggtggtggtggcagatgGTGGAGGTGATGGGCGGTGTTTGTGACGTAGGCTGAGAGAGGGAATGAGTTAATCCTCACTTAAGAATgatgtccatctcattcagcaaatcTTATTAAGTTAATCCTCACCTATAAGATTGAAcatgatccttgtataaggatagcTCATCCTTATTACCAGATAAACGATTCAAAGTACACTCCGTTGCAAAAATAATTTCACGCATCACACTTTGCACATCGGGATCAAGCTCGGTCATAAAACCACGACTCATTGagtgatccgaagagtaatttgGCGAAGCCTCTTTACGCCATCTATTCAAaatgtattgttttggaaattcccTAATATCCAAACTTCttaaaacataaaatatatgTCTACATAGCAAACCAAACTGCTCCAAACGCCTGCATGAGCAAGTGTTGGTGCAATCAGACTTACGGTACATTACCTGAAAAAACGTCAAAAACAATAAAGCCATGCAGACAATGTATGTATAAAACGTCATCAAACAACAAACGCAAAAACTTCAGGCAAAAAAAATAAATGTctaaaaatagagtaaattacaagttttgtcctttatgtttgtatcaaattacaggcggtgtcctttgcctttaaattTGATGGGCTTTGTACTTTATGTTACAAAATCTTGCAACTTACGTCCTTTagttctaacctagttaacttTTTTTGTTAGATCTGGTTACtcaagggcaatttggtctttttaccTATAAATTCaaaattattttaataaaaaggtgaaaataaatttagaaaaccaatattatattatatatacacacactataTCTATCTCACACCTCTCTCTCTCACCCCTCTTtcactcatctctctctctctctctagatttCAGCCACCACCGCCCTCATAGCTACCACAACCCCAACCGCCCTCACAGCCACGAAgcccaccaccacccccaccaatCACCACCCCCTCCACCATTGCCCTCACAGCTACCATCGCCCCCACTTAGATCATTTCCCGGTGACAACCAACCTCCGATGTCTCTCTCAGTACGACGACAATAGGATTTGTTGTATATATCTCTGTCGTACATCTCTCGTTCTCTCTATTTCT
This genomic stretch from Helianthus annuus cultivar XRQ/B chromosome 8, HanXRQr2.0-SUNRISE, whole genome shotgun sequence harbors:
- the LOC110873796 gene encoding uncharacterized protein LOC110873796 isoform X2, coding for MGMEVDDPFVGFVDYAISVLSPPDEDEDEDANKPPWSWAWGRIIKTCRAYSSGVTPAILLSELSQAWAENQRGGGYYYSQKKKKTKRPDQLQKNRVKLPNTVTIDTIYDKNFLSFTTLLQVVILDVFLLPGTNFYMLTLGDFWSSNTIDLYLHRRFYDLADLKNGILKKGRELLLTGCYLRTTTRGSGRHLRLLPTEYLLIILDEDEDDDAMLLAAQFCSDSLASVSVDEGVSYSLYARIESIGSLEIQGSLQKKQITLVDNDNFRIKFLLWGDQVVLANCFSVGSWLALDQPFVSSCMESEEICLEYGSVTQLYIVPFIRHEEQVSVASTQGSKKLTTAADSSQGPKVSQVTLPCDSRGAIDFSNYPFRLFVADLRDKMSNISIYGVVTDIKKPNIPESSSTRFSLRVEDPTGGIWANLHFVKSWSLGKISIGHTVYIAGLTCAAITKCQSIEVSWDEKDGGCLFVNLSCLPALLNSSCLHKASTLSDLSANTHVCRIWLDQIEHCDVSLRYFHTSCGHIATQNSGFECNFCGCDCNDDIVPGFHLKVTIADDTGKVLAWCTGHTAAELLQISPDEFFNLPEV
- the LOC110873796 gene encoding uncharacterized protein LOC110873796 isoform X1, producing MGMEVDDPFVGFVDYAISVLSPPDEDEDEDANKPPWSWAWGRIIKTCRAYSSGVTPAILLSELSQAWAENQRGGGYYYSQKKKKTKRPDQLQKNRVKLPNTVTIDTIYDKNFLSFTTLLQVVILDVFLLPGTNFYMLTLGDFWSSNTIDLYLHRRFYDLADLKNGILKKGRELLLTGCYLRTTTRGSGRHLRLLPTEYLLIILDEDEDDDAMLLAAQFCSDSLASVSVDEGVSYSLYARIESIGSLEIQGSLQKKQITLVDNDNFRIKFLLWGDQVVLANCFSVGSWLALDQPFVSSCMESEEICLEYGSVTQLYIVPFIRHEEQVSVASTQGSKKLTTAADSSQGPKVSQVTLPCDSRGAIDFSNYPFRLFVADLRDKMSNISIYGVVTDIKKPNIPESSSTRFSLRVEDPTGGIWANLHFVKSWSLGKISIGHTVYIAGLTCAAITKCQSIEVSWDEKDGGCLFVNLSCLPALLNSSCLHKASTLSDLSANTHVCRIWLDQIEHCDVSLRYFHTSCGHIATQNSGFECNFCGCDCNDDIVPGFHLKVTIADDTGKVLAWCTGHTAAELLQISPDEFFNLPEEEQMMYPSSLEHERFIVALVNSKQGTVVEEDDVSIWEITQALKSD